From Chloracidobacterium sp. N, the proteins below share one genomic window:
- a CDS encoding class I SAM-dependent methyltransferase, with protein MPTDFPERRATLPTPEFRPALAFTALTPWFDVVARVAVRDDFLKRHLSGLLPLAPGQSVLDVGCGTGTLLLRLHERQPEARLFGVDADLGALALAEQKGRQQRVNWSLLAASATRLPFPDGCFDAVVTSLVFHHLTTPQKEQALGEIRRVLRPEGRLLLADYDAPRTWLERLAFLPVRLFDGFDATEAHVQGALPGLLQAAGLTAVEVCAEIPTAFGYITAWQARSPAQEAQLRTA; from the coding sequence GTGCCAACCGACTTCCCTGAACGACGCGCCACATTGCCCACACCGGAGTTTCGTCCGGCGCTGGCCTTTACGGCTCTGACACCTTGGTTCGATGTCGTGGCCAGGGTGGCCGTGCGGGATGATTTTCTCAAGCGGCACCTGTCCGGCCTGCTTCCCCTGGCGCCGGGGCAGTCCGTTCTGGACGTGGGCTGCGGCACGGGAACCCTGCTCCTCCGCCTGCACGAGCGGCAACCTGAAGCCCGGTTGTTCGGCGTGGATGCCGACCTGGGCGCCCTGGCGCTGGCCGAACAGAAAGGGCGGCAGCAGAGGGTCAACTGGTCGCTGCTGGCAGCCTCGGCCACCCGGCTGCCCTTTCCCGACGGCTGCTTCGATGCTGTCGTGACTTCGCTGGTCTTTCACCATCTGACGACGCCGCAGAAAGAACAGGCACTGGGGGAAATCCGGCGCGTCCTGCGCCCGGAGGGAAGGCTGCTGCTGGCCGATTACGACGCGCCACGTACCTGGCTGGAGCGGCTGGCTTTCCTCCCAGTGCGTCTCTTTGACGGCTTCGATGCCACGGAAGCGCACGTGCAGGGCGCGCTGCCGGGGCTTCTGCAGGCCGCCGGGTTGACGGCCGTCGAAGTCTGCGCCGAGATTCCGACGGCCTTCGGTTACATTACCGCCTGGCAGGCCCGGTCGCCGGCTCAGGAAGCCCAGCTCAGGACGGCTTGA
- a CDS encoding AarF/ABC1/UbiB kinase family protein has translation MSAQTLDAPVLSRALSLGDNLRHLRRFAVVSIALLPFLVSFLRDRRRWIKWGAPRTLTEEQHARRARKLVDTFARLGTSYIKLSQILAVREDLIPKTYAREFARLLDQTPAAGMDYVSAVIRRRTGKSPEDIFTDFNPNAIASASVGQVHRARYKGVDVVVKIRRPHVVETITLDNAILSRLLEWLRPFLGEHYLYRGFEVLFTEYKRIVVGELDFRLEAQNAERLRAQQPRHPRLVIPEIAHELTYEDLLVMEFCEGVRIDAVETIRSYGLDLGDLVEALLEIVFSQLLVHGFFHADPHPGNILINRRGDIILLDYGMVDELDPVTRDRFLGLILAANANQYDEVVSKLYELEMVAPDTPAEQLTYVTETIMNLRHLARTNQRQVQMAVEQLFEKTRILHHLRMPRQMVYLFRMATLIEGVAIRFDNHFDSIRDAVPIAKRVGFKLIARIVPAATALRYAAEVFAERFDAYLSRVMQRKKVSYAKDFVRRMWQGTPDKTVVSAPTPPPSLTLPS, from the coding sequence ATGTCCGCGCAGACGCTCGATGCTCCGGTTCTTTCGCGCGCGTTATCACTTGGTGACAACCTGCGCCATCTGCGACGCTTTGCCGTCGTCTCCATCGCTCTTCTGCCGTTTCTGGTCAGCTTTCTGCGCGACCGGCGACGGTGGATCAAGTGGGGCGCTCCGCGCACACTGACAGAGGAGCAGCATGCCCGTCGCGCCAGAAAGCTGGTGGATACCTTTGCCCGGCTGGGAACGTCCTACATCAAGCTGTCGCAAATTCTGGCGGTACGGGAGGACCTGATTCCCAAAACTTACGCGCGGGAATTCGCCCGGCTGCTTGACCAGACCCCGGCGGCCGGCATGGACTACGTCAGCGCCGTCATCCGTCGCCGCACGGGCAAAAGCCCGGAGGACATCTTCACCGACTTCAACCCCAACGCCATTGCCTCGGCATCAGTCGGGCAAGTTCACCGGGCGCGGTACAAGGGCGTTGATGTCGTCGTCAAAATCCGGCGGCCCCACGTGGTGGAAACCATCACCCTCGACAACGCCATCCTGAGCAGGCTGCTGGAGTGGCTGCGCCCGTTTTTGGGCGAGCACTACCTGTACCGTGGTTTCGAGGTTCTGTTTACGGAGTATAAGCGGATTGTCGTCGGCGAACTGGACTTCCGCCTCGAAGCGCAAAATGCTGAGCGTCTGCGCGCCCAACAGCCCCGGCATCCCCGGCTGGTCATCCCGGAAATTGCGCACGAACTGACCTATGAAGACCTGCTCGTGATGGAATTCTGTGAAGGGGTGCGCATTGACGCGGTGGAGACCATCCGCAGTTACGGCCTCGATTTGGGCGATTTGGTCGAAGCCCTGCTCGAAATCGTTTTCTCACAGCTTCTCGTCCACGGCTTTTTCCATGCCGATCCCCATCCGGGGAACATTCTCATCAACCGCCGGGGCGACATCATCCTGCTCGACTACGGCATGGTGGACGAACTCGATCCGGTGACACGCGACCGGTTTTTAGGACTGATCTTGGCGGCCAATGCCAACCAGTATGATGAAGTGGTGTCCAAGCTCTATGAACTGGAGATGGTGGCCCCGGACACCCCGGCCGAGCAACTGACCTACGTGACCGAGACCATCATGAACCTGCGGCATCTGGCGCGTACCAACCAGCGCCAGGTCCAGATGGCCGTCGAGCAGCTTTTCGAGAAAACCCGCATCCTGCATCACCTGCGCATGCCCCGGCAGATGGTGTATCTGTTTCGGATGGCCACCCTCATCGAAGGCGTGGCCATCCGCTTCGACAATCACTTCGACAGCATTCGGGACGCCGTTCCGATTGCCAAGCGGGTTGGGTTCAAACTTATTGCCCGCATTGTGCCGGCCGCCACGGCCCTGCGCTATGCGGCGGAAGTCTTTGCCGAGCGGTTTGATGCCTACCTGAGCCGGGTGATGCAGCGCAAAAAGGTCTCCTATGCCAAGGATTTCGTACGGCGTATGTGGCAGGGCACGCCGGACAAAACCGTGGTGTCGGCGCCCACGCCACCACCCAGCCTGACCCTTCCTTCCTGA
- the clpS gene encoding ATP-dependent Clp protease adapter ClpS, producing MPKLTPDRDEGVLVKEHTTTKEPPMFRVLLHNDDYTTMPFVVYVLQHIFHHSESEATRIMLNVHRRGIGVAGIYPYEIAETKMMQTIQLARANEFPLLCTIEPAE from the coding sequence ATGCCGAAGCTGACACCAGACCGCGATGAGGGCGTGCTCGTCAAAGAGCATACGACAACCAAGGAACCGCCGATGTTTCGCGTCCTGCTCCACAACGACGACTACACGACGATGCCCTTTGTCGTGTACGTCCTCCAGCACATTTTCCATCACTCGGAAAGCGAAGCCACGCGCATCATGCTCAACGTGCACCGGCGGGGCATCGGCGTGGCCGGCATCTATCCGTACGAGATTGCCGAAACCAAGATGATGCAGACCATTCAGCTTGCCCGTGCCAATGAGTTTCCGCTGCTGTGTACCATCGAGCCGGCCGAATAG